From the Lytechinus variegatus isolate NC3 chromosome 5, Lvar_3.0, whole genome shotgun sequence genome, the window GGAAGCTGTAGTTTCTTAAGTTATCTCTgttataccatggacctattcgtaataggtccatggttatacCATGCATGGTTCTTATGACCCTGATTATATGCTTGTAATTActatatcaaaataaacaaaatcatatattatttCTAATGATTAATTTGAACAGTAAAGATTTATTCTTCCTTTGGAATTTCAGACGATCGAGAGAAAATAATAACTTaagtttttcattgatttattaatgCAATGTAACACAATACCTTATACATcgttttataataatgataataataataacgttatatttacccagggtagccacttcagttccgaacaCTGTtttcccagcgggccctgcaattattattttccggctaagctaggctacctattcaggtgaACACAGCTTTTAAGGCCTTTTATAaattttctgatgatataaataattacTGCCATGGTGTTGTAAAgactaaaaatatttaaaagggaagttcacccagacAACAagtttcttgtcattgtcaaaatagcagaaaaatataacaataaatattgcagAAGGTTTGacaaaaattcatcaaacaataagaaaaaaaatattagaattttaattattcaatttgtgacgtcatatgcaagcatctttcctacatatcgaatggtaaaaaaataatgaaatgtaattttctcagataACTGAAAttggtttttactgtacattTAGTATATGAATAGAAAAACTATTTCGttccaaaaaacaaaacaaaaataagtcacaaagaaccattaaaaaagtgaaaattatgcACTTTATATATCATTAACATATTGGgaagctgctcgtttatgacgtgaGAAAATCCAATTAcctaaaattctaataactcttAATCTTCACTGGATTTTCCTCAGACCCTCACcgatatattttattatttgtatcagCTATTTTTTtgagggtgaacttcccctttgagtGCCTTTACAAGGGGCACAATATGGCTGGGGGATGTCTTAAGCGCGTTATAGATACCTATAATTTCTCTACGCCATCAAAACCTGTTGCAAATCTGCAATATCGAGTCTAATATAATTTCAGCTCAGTATTAGTACTGTAAGCTATATCTTTGAAATCCGAGTTCCCCATGAAAACCTTGATTCGTTATCATTCCTCATGACCATCACTTCTTTTATTCAATGCGTATCGAGTTGGTAGCAAGAAGATAGTACATATGATTTCCAATCCACCAAGGATCATGAAAGCGATGCTGTAGGAGAAGGTTCCTGAAAGCCAACCTGTAGAAGGTATAAAGTcgacattattttcttttaattaatgcttttgataaATGATACCTCCTTGAcactggcgtacctaggattttccaaaaaggggggcaaatttgtTTGGACGATATTTCGTCCGCGACAAAATTTGCCAGGAAAAAAAAAGCTCTTCAACcacaaaaaaagattttttaccacaaaaaaaattgacaagcacaaaaagtcttcaccccccaaaaaaggatttcttaccagaaaaaaatgacaagccccccccccccaggtccGCTAGTGCTCCTTGGTACAACTTAAAGATTGCTcatctatcatcatcaccatgatcactttTCCATATTAAGTATGGGGAAACTTGTTCAATCTTAATTTGGAAGTGTAAATAATTTGAACAATTTGCAATGgcacattattttttccttgaTTATTATCCGGCtacaaaaaattgtttgattaaGGTCTTAACTGGGGTGTGCCTTTTATACTGCTCGCGTGTAAATAGAGTGACACTTGTAACAGGAGCAGCAACAGGGTTGTATGAAATATGCATGCTCAGTCAGTTCTTGCATCAGACATGTCTGAGCTATGTGCACATAAACGGCGGTTATcatgcaacccccccccccctccaccttGCCTGAGGGAGTGACAGTGCTCGGTCATAAGtacaggatagaagaggcataaccttgcattgtatatatatatatatatatatatatacattattttttatggtttcttgtcaaaaCCTCGAGCatttctgcaaattggcaaaatccaataaatgtgcaaattacccataaaattgcccgcacattggctatgaaatgcattaaactgtgtggcaggagtgaaatgctctctgaaaaacaaaacactttTGGCAAAATATTTTCTGATAGTCAAAATGGCCGACATAGACCCCTGTACACCATATGTACAATGCAAACTGGGGAACCAATTTTAACAGGAGTGAGCACAAGAAATGCACGTAATTGTGACCGATAAGATATTGTCTGGAAGCAAATTTTCTaataagatatatcatttattctgccaggtaggtgataaatactgtatttgaaagtcaaaatggccgctacaggccctaaCGGTATTACGTACATTGTATGGGGCAAATGATTTTAACAGgttttggctttgcttgactacTGAAATGATGttttatgagtaaaatattgccTGAAAACATGACTcctaacaaaatatatcataagtTATATCTTATGTAAATTAGGGGATAAATgctatatttcaaaattcaaactaGCGGCAATAATGCTCCCCATTATTAACATTCTACGTAATACTGCTAGGGGTTTTGGtggcattttgaatatcaaaatacatcaTTTATCCGATATGATATAACAAATGATACATTTCGTTAGCAATCGTGTTTTTCATTCACTACTTCACTCAAAGCTCACTATTACTTGCAATTTAGTGCACgcttttgtaaaaaatatttttccccaTTCATACTGTATTTACAGTATACAGgggtctatggcggccatttcgaacttcaagaaaataaatattttgtcaaaatcagtttttttttcagagagtattatTTTCACTCCTGCAACACAATTACAAACATTTTATAGCCAATGCGCcggcaattttgttttatttccatgGGTATATACTTGCAtaattttggcggccatattggattttgccaatttgcaaaAAATGCTAGAGGTACAAGATTACAAAATATTCTACATATTACAAGGTTTAAGTAAATTTTTATAGGGCCTATTTTGGAGTAACTTGCTTTTGAGCTTTGCTGATCTATCCTGAGGAAAAATGAAACGCGCCAATTTCTTGAATTTTAATTCGCAGATAAAACTGGACATGATAAATCTTTGGAGATTATAGGAAAATCTACAAAATACCtgcttttatttcataaaaacatgATAACTATTTCTCCATGGTTAGAATTTGCACCACACTAATTTCTCAATACACAATCACGTTCAATCACGTTTATCAATGTAGATTTACAGGTGTTAAAAGACGATTCATTCACTTACTTACCTGCTAACAATCCTCCTAAAGGCTGCCCTAAGCCGTAGAACAAAGCTACTAAACCATATCCAGTCGCAAAATGGTCATCAGGAAGGATTTCTTTAGTCAGGACAACAAGTATTGTTGTCCTTGCACCGAGAGTGAAGCCATTGAAAAATGTGGCAGCTGCTAAAATGGGATAGCCATTTATCAAGGGATCTATTAAGAGTACACACGCGTTAATGAAAGCACAGATGAAAGTGAGGCTCGAAGATGATAGCCATTTATGGTAGATGATTGGACCCTGGCCTAACCTACCAAGAATGTTTCCTATTCCTCCTATGGATGCCAGAAAAACAGCTCGGGATAGGGGAAACCCCTTTGCAACACCATGTGGTATCAAGAAAACTACCCATGCGGTAATTATCAGTCCGCCGGAAAGCTGAAACAGGCAAAATGTGAATAAACTAGGTACTTCTGTGAATAGGGAAAGACCAAAGAAATTAGAAACGAATCGCCATACGTTTTTTATTGTGCCGACAATATCCTGACTTTGAACTTTCTTTGCCTGCTGGGAGCCTGATACTTGGTCCGTCATTTCTTGATAACTTTGACCTTTTAGTAGATCAATACTTGAACCTTGCTCGGCTTGCAGATTCACATTGTTTTCATTTGAGTTTTCATCTACATGAATCCTTTCAGAGGTATCTCCTGGATCTTCTTTTCTGCCTGCCATTACCAACAGCGATGCCGGTGCGTAGAGAAAGATTCCACCAAGAAGGAGCATGCAGCCTCTCCACCCATACGTCTCTTTTAAAAATTCAGCCAGGATGGGAAGGAGAATCATTCCCATTGGAGATCCCGTATCGGTAATTCCAAGAAATAACGCGAAGTCCTCAGACGACATGAAAGTGTTGAACTGAATAAGTGCCTTGGAAATGACAAATGACAAGGAAACACCTGCATATAAGCAAGAAAGAAACAacgaaattgaaataaatgacaatttaaagacttacatgtaaatgtaattaaatacattttaatagaccagttcgtaattacttcatgggcatgtttttttttcttttcttttcttaatttcttccATTATCGCCCAGGCTATAGAGGAGGCATGATCTTATCTTTCATATATACGATGTTATTAATTTTCTGTCAATTCAAAGGCGCATACTGTTTCAAAATCTAAATGATGCTACTCGTGTAACCATGGAAcattttctgcaaattggcacattccaaaatggtcgccaaaatatgcaaattctTTAATGGAAATTACAAAACTGCTTGCATGATATACCTGTAAGTGTGACCATGGTCCATGGTGTGACCCTGGAGTGAAAATGTCTTTAAATGCaatcttttctctctttttttaaataatcgtTTCACCATTAGACCCCAATTTTCgtgcaatattttgattttttttgcatactCCGAAAGCCCGTGATTCACTTTTTagatttgccaaatttcagATCAAGATCGTATTATTCAAAGAATAAGAGCATAATTTACGAACCGGCTCAACCCATTTTTGGCGAACAAGGTCTCTGGAATGGTGCGCACAGGTCAAAGACCcgaccaacgaacgtagagggcagcaacactttGCAGTATTGCTTTCAGGATTGTCCACTCGGAGGCTGCAGTTATTTATTTGCTATTATGCTGAACGCAAGCAATACTTCTAATGTGGCAAAGACTACGAAAAGACTATGACAAATGCACATTGCAAGCCTGCATGCTTATTGTCCTACATTGAttactttgaaataataaagCGAGTGTCAAATTTGGAGACATTTTATATTGTTGTTTGATCTTAAATTGACGGTACATTCTTGTACATCGTGCTAACACTCGCCTAATTTGATGAATCCGTGTTTCGCTCGAAACAGGGAATTGCTTTTACCGAGGTATGTGTAATTAATCCAATTGGCTTACCTGAGATTACAAAGCAGGTTGCCAGCTGGGCTATATTTGATGTAAATGAAGAAGCCGACAGACACAGTCCACCAATGATACCAATTGCAGACGATTGTTTCAAACTCAGGTACTTTAATGATGGTAAGATAATAGGACCTGGCACGATTAAAGCAAAAATCATATTACTATTAtgtaattgaataaaattttaaaccACACTTCTACGGAATGCTGGGCTTAACAATAAGCGTAtcgggcaaaatatattttcaaaaacaatTGGGAGCGCGcaaaaatataaacttttttattttaaaataatagattttgacacaatatttagaaaaaaatatttcttttcatccttttcttttctttcctttccgcGTGCATCATGATTTGGGTAAAGCTCGATGCGGCAGAAGCGtggtgagtaaaaaaaaaaagagggccCCAGTATGGCGCGTGTGGCAAAAATATTACTTGATATAAGTCCCTAGCGAGCGAGAAAAGCCAGCTTTTCATCAGAATCTGATTTtgagatagattttgacatttatccagaaaataaaatcatgtttttcatttttcctttgcttttcttcctttcctcttttttttctatttcatctgTACGCCAACACCTGCTATTATGTGGGGAAAGTTGCCAGCGAGCGAAAcgaaccagaaaaaaaaaatgaaatgaaattctaatatttgatatatatttacattatattcagccaataatatatatttcattttcccattCGTTTCATTCCGGTACCTTtttgattttcctttatttcccCTTGGCtgaggaccccccccccctttctagGCCAGTGCTCCAACCCAAGGTTTAAGGCAGGAAGGGCCCATACAGGGGGCCTGTTTTGGGCCTTTGAAGGTTACAGATGAAGCACGCCTACTGCATGTGGTCTTGGACACAGCCCAAGCAGCTTTGGagatttagccccccccccctcttgccAGTGTAATGCTTTAACTAGGTGGGGGTATATTAGGTATAGTAGGAAAATAGGCCCTGTGTCATGCCTATGGCCAAGGACTTCTTTGTCCTGATTGCGACCGTTATTGTATAAAACTTATCAAGCTTATTTGAAAGACTTCATACACAGTGTTATATGCCATCCATCTTTTTACTCGTTCTTGGTTTCCAATCCTCGGCAGCCCAGTCgtgttaataatttatttttctttcctctttttccaattattttgtaatttttcaattcaattttattttccaaatgaGCATGGCTCATTTCATTCTATCTTCCCTTTTGTGCTTGCCATTTTGTCATCTCTTCAATTCATTTCCCCTTCTTAATAACCATGCTGATGTATATTTCGAAATGATTtgttcttctcttcctccttctcccactttccttccattttctcttttcgttttttttcttattttttataacttttccctcttttctttccctttcctttgttttctcccttttctctttttcacgTAAAAAAATCAGGGTGAAATCCAccagacggggggggggggggagaatagaCAAGCTGCCgccgcctgttacgccactgatatcGGGGAGTCCCCCCCCTTGATccgtaatgacgtcattcatagaaataaattcatataaaatcaatgatgCATCTCCGAAAACTTTTTATCACATAAAAATGAATTGGGACTATTACTGCTGAGATAAGTCCAGTCTATTATAGTGTcattcaaaggtcaagtccacctcagaaaaatgttgatttgaatcaatagagaaaaatcagacaagcacaatgctgaaaatttcatcaaaatcggatgtaaaataagaaagttatgacatttcaaagtttcgcttttttcaacaaaatagttatatgaacgagccagttacatcca encodes:
- the LOC121415388 gene encoding monocarboxylate transporter 12-like; translated protein: MSNPRKSAWRKFAFIAAFFFIGFIEMGVVKSFGVIIAEVVFQMKSDLWTVGFIFGAYNGLTYLLGPIILPSLKYLSLKQSSAIGIIGGLCLSASSFTSNIAQLATCFVISGVSLSFVISKALIQFNTFMSSEDFALFLGITDTGSPMGMILLPILAEFLKETYGWRGCMLLLGGIFLYAPASLLVMAGRKEDPGDTSERIHVDENSNENNVNLQAEQGSSIDLLKGQSYQEMTDQVSGSQQAKKVQSQDIVGTIKNVWRFVSNFFGLSLFTEVPSLFTFCLFQLSGGLIITAWVVFLIPHGVAKGFPLSRAVFLASIGGIGNILGRLGQGPIIYHKWLSSSSLTFICAFINACVLLIDPLINGYPILAAATFFNGFTLGARTTILVVLTKEILPDDHFATGYGLVALFYGLGQPLGGLLAGWLSGTFSYSIAFMILGGLEIICTIFLLPTRYALNKRSDGHEE